One Pseudorhodoplanes sinuspersici DNA segment encodes these proteins:
- a CDS encoding site-2 protease family protein → MGWSLNIGSVAGTAVRIHITFLLFLVWIFGASYVSGGAGVAWTSLVFIVLVFLCVLLHEFGHIFTARAFGVQTPDVVLLPIGGVARLERIPEKPSEEFLIAIAGPLVNIVIAGFLLLFAGADLTSNAAVAAVDNARIPMVDRLAAVNLFLALFNLIPAFPMDGGRVLRAALSARLGFVRATEIAASIGQGFAFLLGFVGLFYNPILIFIAIFVYLAAASEAHMVALRSVSRGVPVLSATMTKIATLTPDAHIDEAVQVLLQTSQSEFPVIDDAQKPVGLLGRADIIRALKELGPDARVSQAMSTAIPIVDRRRPLDEAVRLLQEKSAPAIAVVEPDGRLVGLITTETIGELMMVSQAMPEGFQLGSKGGPWGRPAQT, encoded by the coding sequence ATGGGCTGGTCGCTGAATATCGGATCGGTCGCGGGCACCGCCGTCCGCATCCACATCACCTTCCTGCTGTTTCTCGTCTGGATCTTCGGCGCGAGCTACGTCTCCGGTGGGGCCGGCGTGGCCTGGACCAGCCTTGTTTTCATCGTCCTGGTTTTTCTCTGCGTGCTGCTGCACGAGTTCGGACACATCTTCACCGCACGCGCTTTCGGCGTTCAAACGCCGGATGTCGTGCTGCTGCCGATCGGCGGCGTGGCGCGGCTGGAGCGCATTCCGGAAAAGCCCTCCGAAGAATTCCTGATCGCGATTGCCGGCCCGCTGGTGAATATCGTCATTGCCGGTTTTCTGCTGCTGTTTGCCGGTGCTGATCTCACATCGAATGCGGCCGTCGCAGCCGTCGATAACGCCAGAATTCCGATGGTCGATCGTCTTGCCGCGGTGAACCTGTTTCTGGCGCTGTTCAATCTCATTCCCGCCTTTCCAATGGATGGCGGACGGGTGTTGCGGGCTGCCTTGAGTGCGCGGCTCGGCTTTGTGCGCGCCACCGAAATTGCCGCATCGATCGGACAAGGCTTCGCGTTCCTGCTCGGCTTTGTCGGGCTGTTCTATAATCCGATCCTGATCTTCATTGCGATCTTCGTCTATCTCGCCGCGGCCTCCGAAGCCCATATGGTGGCGTTGCGATCGGTATCGCGCGGCGTACCGGTGCTTAGCGCCACCATGACCAAGATCGCAACCCTCACCCCGGACGCGCATATCGACGAGGCCGTTCAGGTGTTGCTGCAGACGAGCCAGAGCGAATTTCCCGTCATCGACGACGCGCAGAAGCCGGTCGGCCTCCTTGGCCGCGCAGACATCATCCGCGCGCTGAAGGAGCTGGGGCCGGACGCCCGCGTCAGCCAGGCCATGAGCACAGCGATCCCCATCGTCGACCGCCGCCGCCCGCTGGATGAAGCGGTCCGCCTCCTGCAGGAGAAATCCGCGCCGGCCATCGCCGTGGTGGAACCGGACGGCCGCCTCGTCGGCCTCATCACCACCGAAACCATCGGCGAGCTGATGATGGTAAGCCAGGCCATGCCCGAGGGCTTCCAGCTGGGCTCGAAAGGCGGGCCCTGGGGCCGGCCGGCCCAGACCTGA
- the rlmN gene encoding 23S rRNA (adenine(2503)-C(2))-methyltransferase RlmN — MTALAATAPLEKTPLEVYVAPDKPSLVGVSRSGLIDLLAGIGVGERERKMRAQQIWHWLYVRGAQDFSPMSSIARDLRTELEKHFTLERPEVVTEQVSADGTRKWLLKLASENPGERPHLIECVYIPESDRGTLCVSSQVGCTLNCSFCHTGTQRLVRNLTPGEIVGQIMVARDRLGDFLGQTRATGPGLPTEGERCVSNIVMMGMGEPLYNFDAVRDALHVTMDGDGLSLSKRRITLSTSGVVPNIARTGAEIGCMLAISLHAVRDDLRDELVPLNRKYPIKELLNACRNYPGVSNARRITFEYVMLKGVNDSLAEAKELVRLLKGIPAKINLIPFNPWPGSQYECSDWEQIEKFSEVVFNAGYASPVRTPRGRDILAACGQLKSETEKLSARERMALRAMAMTD, encoded by the coding sequence ATGACCGCACTCGCCGCCACAGCCCCGCTCGAAAAGACCCCGCTTGAGGTCTATGTCGCCCCCGACAAGCCCTCGCTGGTCGGTGTGTCGCGCTCCGGCCTGATCGATCTCTTGGCTGGCATCGGCGTCGGCGAGCGCGAGCGCAAGATGCGCGCGCAGCAGATCTGGCATTGGCTCTATGTGCGCGGCGCGCAGGATTTCTCACCGATGTCGAGCATCGCGAGGGATCTGCGGACCGAACTCGAAAAGCATTTCACGCTCGAGCGGCCCGAAGTCGTGACCGAGCAGGTCTCCGCCGACGGCACGCGCAAATGGTTGCTGAAGCTGGCGAGCGAAAACCCCGGCGAGCGGCCGCATCTGATCGAGTGCGTTTACATCCCGGAAAGCGACCGCGGCACCTTATGCGTGTCGAGCCAGGTCGGCTGCACGCTGAATTGCTCCTTCTGCCACACCGGCACCCAGCGGCTGGTGCGCAACCTGACGCCCGGCGAGATCGTCGGCCAGATCATGGTCGCGCGCGACAGGCTCGGCGATTTCCTCGGCCAGACACGGGCGACAGGTCCGGGGCTGCCGACCGAAGGCGAGCGCTGCGTCTCCAATATCGTCATGATGGGAATGGGCGAGCCACTCTATAATTTCGATGCCGTGCGCGATGCGCTGCATGTGACGATGGATGGCGATGGCCTGTCGCTGTCGAAGCGACGCATCACGCTGTCGACTTCGGGTGTGGTGCCGAATATCGCCCGCACCGGCGCGGAGATCGGCTGCATGCTGGCGATCTCGCTGCATGCCGTGCGCGACGATTTGCGCGACGAACTCGTGCCGCTGAACCGCAAATATCCGATCAAGGAATTGCTGAACGCGTGCCGGAACTATCCCGGCGTGTCGAATGCGCGCCGCATTACCTTCGAATACGTCATGCTGAAGGGTGTCAACGATTCGCTCGCCGAGGCGAAGGAACTGGTACGGCTCTTGAAGGGCATTCCGGCCAAGATCAATCTGATCCCGTTCAATCCCTGGCCCGGCAGCCAATACGAATGCTCCGACTGGGAACAGATCGAGAAGTTTTCCGAAGTGGTGTTCAATGCCGGCTATGCCTCGCCGGTGCGGACCCCGCGCGGCCGCGATATCCTGGCGGCCTGCGGGCAACTGAAGAGTGAGACCGAAAAGCTGTCGGCCCGCGAGCGCATGGCCCTGCGCGCCATGGCGATGACGGACTAA
- a CDS encoding alpha/beta fold hydrolase has protein sequence MTSASPLRFTASEPSICYTLDGAGSRSLIAIHELGGNLNSFAGIVPHLEHDFQILRYDQRGAGLSEKPRQSFTFADHVADLERVLDHAGIAPPHYLLGLAAGAAIALAFAHKHPKDSAALALCAPALSVSAERRTYLETRTALAERKGMRAVEGDTLSRSYPERYRERHPARFAAYRALFLANDPVGYGHINMAFADADIAEAIAALRAPCLLLAGEHDALRPPDQVKAIAGQIEGARFDMIDSGHIMPAQAPEAMSNAVRAFFQSA, from the coding sequence ATGACCTCCGCCTCTCCCCTCCGCTTTACTGCCAGCGAACCCAGCATCTGCTACACGCTCGATGGCGCAGGATCGCGAAGCCTGATCGCGATCCATGAACTCGGCGGCAACCTCAACAGCTTTGCCGGGATCGTGCCGCATCTAGAGCACGACTTCCAAATCCTGCGTTACGATCAGCGCGGTGCGGGACTGTCGGAAAAGCCGCGGCAGTCTTTCACTTTTGCCGATCACGTTGCCGACCTTGAACGCGTGTTGGATCATGCTGGGATCGCGCCACCCCATTATCTTCTGGGTCTTGCCGCTGGCGCGGCGATCGCCTTGGCCTTCGCGCACAAGCATCCAAAAGATAGCGCGGCCCTCGCGCTCTGTGCACCGGCGCTGTCGGTGAGTGCGGAGCGCCGCACGTATCTTGAAACCCGGACGGCGCTGGCTGAACGCAAAGGCATGCGCGCGGTCGAAGGCGATACGCTGTCACGCTCCTATCCCGAACGCTATCGCGAGCGCCACCCGGCTCGCTTTGCCGCCTATCGGGCACTCTTTCTTGCGAACGATCCGGTGGGCTATGGTCATATCAACATGGCCTTTGCCGACGCCGATATCGCCGAGGCCATTGCCGCCTTGCGCGCGCCATGCCTCCTGCTCGCGGGTGAGCATGACGCATTGCGGCCACCGGATCAGGTGAAGGCAATTGCGGGACAGATCGAAGGCGCGCGTTTCGACATGATCGATTCAGGCCACATCATGCCGGCGCAGGCACCGGAGGCGATGAGCAACGCCGTTCGCGCTTTCTTTCAATCGGCCTGA
- a CDS encoding EthD family reductase, with translation MHCLTVVYQRPDDPEHFKSYYAKTHFPLARQLPGLKSCSYAYPAAIGPADNVPFCIFQAWFDSPEAMGQAMQSDIGKTVAADVPNYSPKGATIFHFAQEN, from the coding sequence ATGCACTGCCTGACTGTCGTCTATCAGCGTCCCGACGATCCTGAGCATTTCAAGTCATACTATGCGAAAACCCACTTTCCGCTGGCGCGGCAACTGCCCGGTCTGAAATCCTGCTCCTACGCCTATCCGGCTGCGATCGGCCCCGCCGACAATGTGCCCTTCTGCATTTTCCAGGCCTGGTTCGACAGCCCGGAAGCGATGGGCCAGGCGATGCAATCGGACATCGGCAAGACGGTTGCGGCGGACGTACCGAACTACTCACCGAAAGGCGCGACGATTTTCCATTTCGCACAGGAAAATTGA
- the styA gene encoding styrene monooxygenase subunit StyA yields the protein MKRSIGIVGAGVGGLHLALYLQQHGVDATIITDRAPDEYRDSRLLNTVAHHHVTIARETALGIDHWSDPKLFYAYHDHYFNFPEPLRFRGDFTRPSRAVDYRIYLPTLMEDFMRRGGKIEYRRIEQDDIAPLVNRFDLLVVSTGKGALGELFTYRPEHSPYAQPQRRLFVGLYKGIRQPEPMNVTLSVSPGHGEMIVIPTLTFDGMANALLMENVPGGDLEELATLNYEKDRQHFLRTLLSKLEKHHPTTYDRIDRSQFDLAQPQDYLQGGIVPTVRNTTVVFDSGKCAIALGDVHSVVDPMMGQGANMASYAAFVLGEEIVKAHALDVRFCETVDLRRQDRVLAAARWTNRMLAPPSQAMGALIVAMAQNKALADEFTENFNYPENQWDRIATPERIHAWLNRVSSAKAASHIAAA from the coding sequence GTGAAGCGGTCAATTGGAATCGTCGGAGCGGGTGTCGGCGGTTTGCACCTTGCCTTGTATCTGCAGCAGCACGGCGTTGACGCGACCATCATCACCGATCGCGCGCCGGATGAATATCGCGACTCACGTCTGCTCAACACCGTCGCGCATCATCACGTGACGATCGCACGGGAGACGGCGCTCGGCATCGACCATTGGTCTGATCCGAAGTTGTTCTATGCCTATCATGACCATTACTTCAATTTTCCGGAACCATTGCGTTTCCGCGGCGACTTCACGCGCCCAAGTCGCGCGGTCGATTACCGCATCTATCTGCCGACGCTGATGGAGGACTTCATGCGGCGCGGCGGCAAAATCGAATATCGCCGCATCGAACAGGATGACATCGCGCCTCTGGTGAACCGGTTTGACCTTCTGGTCGTATCGACCGGCAAAGGCGCGCTCGGCGAATTGTTCACATACAGGCCCGAGCATTCACCGTACGCGCAGCCGCAACGCCGATTGTTCGTTGGCCTGTATAAAGGCATCAGACAGCCTGAGCCCATGAATGTCACACTGTCGGTCTCACCCGGCCATGGCGAGATGATCGTCATCCCGACGCTGACCTTCGACGGGATGGCCAATGCTTTGCTGATGGAGAATGTGCCGGGCGGCGATCTCGAGGAACTGGCGACGCTCAACTATGAGAAGGACCGCCAGCATTTTCTCCGAACATTGTTGAGCAAGCTCGAAAAACATCATCCGACGACCTATGACCGGATCGATCGATCGCAATTCGATCTCGCACAGCCGCAGGATTATCTGCAGGGCGGCATCGTTCCGACGGTGCGCAACACCACCGTCGTGTTCGACAGCGGCAAATGCGCCATCGCGCTTGGCGACGTGCATTCGGTCGTCGACCCGATGATGGGCCAAGGCGCTAACATGGCATCCTATGCAGCCTTCGTGCTCGGCGAAGAAATCGTCAAGGCACACGCGCTGGATGTCCGCTTCTGCGAGACCGTCGATCTGCGGCGCCAGGACCGCGTTCTTGCTGCGGCGCGCTGGACCAACCGGATGCTGGCACCACCGTCGCAAGCCATGGGCGCGCTGATCGTTGCGATGGCGCAGAACAAGGCGTTGGCCGATGAATTCACCGAGAACTTCAACTATCCCGAAAACCAGTGGGATCGCATCGCGACGCCGGAGCGCATTCACGCCTGGCTGAATCGTGTATCCTCGGCGAAGGCCGCATCCCATATTGCGGCTGCCTGA
- a CDS encoding YkvA family protein: MDETVFETAAADAAANEQTVRKGFWPKVARVAGKLPFSEDLLAAYYCAFDRQTPMQVRVILLGALAYFVLPIDGVPDILPILGFTDDAAVLATAMKVVIDAIRPEHREAARRKLETAE; encoded by the coding sequence ATGGACGAAACCGTGTTCGAAACGGCTGCGGCGGATGCTGCCGCCAACGAGCAGACGGTGCGCAAGGGCTTTTGGCCCAAGGTTGCGCGCGTCGCCGGCAAGCTGCCTTTCTCCGAGGACCTTCTGGCCGCCTATTACTGCGCCTTTGACCGGCAGACGCCGATGCAGGTGCGGGTGATCCTCTTGGGTGCGCTGGCCTATTTCGTGTTGCCGATCGACGGCGTGCCGGACATCCTGCCGATCCTCGGCTTCACCGACGATGCCGCCGTTCTCGCCACCGCCATGAAGGTGGTGATCGATGCCATTCGCCCCGAGCATCGTGAGGCTGCGCGGCGGAAGCTTGAGACTGCGGAATAA
- a CDS encoding invasion associated locus B family protein — MTVFRGFPLYLGLSSVIALAGLTGGAAVAQSPTAGAQLLGQFGDWGAYTASPGGKKICFALAKPNASETNPPNRPRDPAWLFVSTRPAEKVKEEISVIFGYPLKANVDATAEVGNTNFAMYTQNDGAWVKNAAEEARLVEAMRRGADITVRGESSRGTKTTDVFSLKGVSQALDRASQECR; from the coding sequence ATGACTGTCTTCCGAGGATTCCCTCTTTATCTCGGCCTCTCCAGTGTGATCGCGCTGGCGGGCCTTACCGGCGGGGCGGCAGTCGCGCAATCACCGACGGCGGGAGCGCAGCTTCTCGGTCAATTCGGTGATTGGGGGGCCTATACTGCCTCGCCCGGCGGCAAGAAAATCTGCTTCGCGCTGGCCAAGCCCAACGCTTCTGAGACCAACCCGCCGAACCGGCCGCGTGATCCCGCCTGGCTGTTCGTATCGACACGGCCAGCCGAGAAGGTGAAGGAGGAGATTTCCGTTATCTTCGGTTATCCGCTCAAGGCCAATGTCGATGCCACGGCTGAAGTCGGCAACACCAACTTCGCCATGTATACGCAAAATGACGGTGCCTGGGTGAAGAATGCCGCCGAAGAAGCGCGGCTGGTTGAGGCGATGCGCCGGGGTGCCGATATCACGGTGCGGGGCGAATCCAGCCGCGGCACCAAGACCACCGATGTGTTCTCGTTGAAGGGTGTCAGTCAGGCCCTTGATCGTGCATCGCAGGAGTGCCGCTAG
- a CDS encoding NADPH:quinone oxidoreductase family protein, producing MKAILCHRYGAADELELGELPEPQAGGGEVVVKVAAAALNFFDTLLIAGKYQIKPDFPFSPAAEFAGTVHSIGQGVTGFKPGDRVMSYSAYGAAREYVVAKASRLVRVPDNLDFERAAGLSVTYGTTIHALKDRAMMKSGETLAVLGAAGGVGLAAIEIGKLMGARVIACASSDEKCEFARKHGADETVNYGRDDLRAELKRIGGQHGIDVIYDPVGGDYAEPALRSIAWRGRYLVVGFAAGEIPRMPLNLPLLKGCDIVGVSWGNFTEREPEKQAANMDEIVRWCADGKLSAHVHAVYPLSETAQALKDIAARKIMGKAILRI from the coding sequence ATGAAAGCCATTCTCTGCCACCGCTACGGCGCCGCCGACGAACTCGAACTCGGCGAATTGCCGGAGCCGCAAGCCGGCGGCGGCGAAGTCGTCGTCAAGGTCGCCGCGGCCGCGCTGAACTTCTTCGACACGCTGCTCATCGCCGGCAAGTATCAGATCAAGCCAGACTTTCCGTTTTCACCGGCGGCCGAATTTGCCGGAACGGTGCACAGCATCGGACAAGGTGTAACAGGCTTTAAGCCTGGCGATCGCGTGATGAGTTATTCCGCCTATGGCGCGGCGCGCGAATACGTCGTTGCAAAAGCATCGCGACTGGTGCGCGTGCCTGACAATCTCGATTTCGAACGCGCCGCAGGACTTTCCGTCACATACGGCACGACGATCCATGCGCTGAAGGATCGCGCGATGATGAAGTCGGGAGAAACGCTGGCGGTTCTCGGTGCTGCCGGTGGCGTCGGCCTGGCTGCCATCGAGATCGGCAAGCTGATGGGCGCTCGCGTCATCGCCTGCGCATCGTCGGATGAGAAATGCGAATTCGCGAGGAAGCACGGCGCCGATGAGACCGTGAATTACGGCCGCGACGATCTGCGCGCCGAACTCAAACGCATCGGTGGCCAGCACGGCATCGACGTGATCTACGATCCGGTCGGCGGCGATTATGCCGAACCGGCCTTGCGGTCGATCGCCTGGAGGGGACGCTATCTCGTCGTCGGCTTTGCCGCCGGCGAGATTCCGAGAATGCCGCTCAACCTTCCGCTCCTGAAAGGCTGCGACATTGTCGGCGTGAGCTGGGGAAACTTCACCGAGCGTGAACCGGAAAAGCAGGCCGCCAATATGGATGAGATCGTGCGCTGGTGTGCCGACGGCAAATTGTCGGCCCATGTGCATGCGGTTTATCCGCTCAGTGAGACCGCGCAGGCGTTGAAGGACATTGCCGCGCGCAAAATCATGGGCAAGGCGATATTGAGAATCTAG
- a CDS encoding LysR family transcriptional regulator — MDRIDCLRAFVRAMEGGSFSAAAKELGLGQPAISKRIALLEKEFGSQLFMRTTRKLTPTREAHRVYDLARQVLSAFETARASIKDAPAKPSGILRISLPSSFGRHYMMPLVREYVSAFPDVKIDLRFSERTINLVEEGVELALRIGQLESGSLMARRIGTVRRYLVATPAYFRKRSRPRTPDDLKQHECIVYSRLANAGQWTFESEDGRHVIAVSGSVIVDDADAMREAVLEHLGIAVVPAWSATHSLERREMEVVLPDFAVAALPLHAVYPETHWMSLRARSFLDFVVARADRFHA; from the coding sequence ATGGACCGGATCGATTGTCTCAGAGCGTTCGTCAGGGCGATGGAAGGCGGCAGCTTTTCTGCTGCAGCCAAAGAACTCGGCCTCGGCCAGCCAGCGATCAGCAAGCGCATCGCGTTGCTGGAGAAAGAATTCGGCTCGCAACTCTTCATGCGCACAACGCGCAAGCTGACGCCGACGCGAGAAGCGCATCGCGTCTATGATCTGGCGCGACAGGTGTTAAGTGCGTTCGAAACTGCGCGGGCGAGCATCAAGGATGCGCCCGCCAAACCCTCCGGAATATTGCGCATCAGCCTGCCATCGTCGTTCGGACGCCACTATATGATGCCGCTCGTCAGGGAATACGTGTCGGCGTTTCCCGACGTGAAGATCGATCTGCGCTTCAGCGAACGTACGATCAATCTCGTGGAAGAAGGCGTCGAGCTGGCGCTGCGCATTGGGCAACTCGAATCAGGTTCACTGATGGCGCGGCGCATTGGAACTGTTCGCCGGTATCTCGTCGCGACACCGGCCTATTTCCGCAAACGATCGCGGCCTCGCACGCCTGACGACCTGAAACAGCACGAATGCATCGTCTATTCGCGGCTCGCCAATGCCGGTCAATGGACATTCGAATCCGAGGATGGACGGCATGTCATTGCGGTGTCCGGCTCGGTGATTGTCGACGATGCCGATGCCATGCGCGAGGCGGTGCTGGAACATCTCGGCATTGCCGTCGTGCCGGCCTGGAGTGCGACGCACTCCCTGGAACGCCGCGAGATGGAGGTCGTGCTGCCGGATTTTGCAGTCGCGGCGCTGCCGCTGCATGCCGTCTATCCGGAGACGCACTGGATGTCGCTGCGGGCGCGCAGCTTCCTCGATTTCGTGGTCGCGCGGGCGGACCGGTTCCATGCTTAA
- a CDS encoding TAXI family TRAP transporter solute-binding subunit, with translation MNVHYRHVKFLPPADESPPRLTFRDRMRRMFQHTALIVIGLLLAATGAGAVVAYIQSRPATLKIAVGPGDGEDARMMQGLAQHLAREQASVRLKIVRENGPAESAEALDRNAVDLAVVRRDLAMPKNGQVIAIQRHDIAVLMVPSPQETPSAPTVAAKNARSTKVRPKAKTAAKTDAGDAETATKKPEAITKIEELSGRTIGIIGHAPANVAMLHTILTQSGIPPETVQVIQFSPEDLTTQLRAAKFDALLAVGSVGSKTTAEAVAAISHGKEPPTFLEVGSSEAIKQQKPVYESTEIPAGVFGGSRPAEAVETIGFAHYIVANRTMDEKVAGDFTRWLFAAKQALGSDIPTFTKIEAPDTDKAASLAVHPGALAYLEGEQKTFFDRYSDTLYWGLMLMSFVGSGAAWLTSFARTSASASNRNDLEALIAMIGRARTADDTLELDILRTEIDDIMARAIRQLGAGKLGQNRADALKLAAEQVRHAIAERQAALDALDAISLKAHALAPVV, from the coding sequence ATGAACGTTCACTATCGCCATGTGAAGTTTTTGCCGCCGGCCGACGAATCGCCGCCCCGGTTGACCTTTCGGGACCGTATGCGGCGGATGTTTCAGCACACGGCACTCATCGTGATCGGCCTTCTCCTTGCCGCCACAGGCGCCGGAGCCGTCGTCGCTTACATCCAGTCGCGGCCGGCGACGCTGAAAATCGCTGTCGGGCCCGGCGATGGCGAAGACGCCCGTATGATGCAGGGACTGGCGCAGCATCTGGCGCGCGAGCAGGCCAGCGTCCGGCTGAAGATCGTGCGCGAGAATGGTCCGGCTGAAAGCGCCGAGGCGCTGGACCGCAATGCTGTCGATCTCGCCGTCGTCCGCCGCGATCTGGCGATGCCGAAAAACGGACAGGTCATCGCCATCCAGCGTCACGACATTGCGGTGCTGATGGTGCCATCGCCGCAAGAAACACCGTCCGCTCCAACCGTCGCAGCGAAAAATGCGCGCAGCACCAAGGTGCGGCCAAAAGCGAAGACAGCTGCAAAGACGGATGCCGGCGACGCGGAAACGGCAACCAAAAAGCCTGAAGCCATCACCAAGATCGAGGAGCTGAGCGGCAGGACCATCGGCATCATTGGACACGCCCCGGCCAATGTCGCCATGCTGCACACCATTCTCACACAATCGGGAATCCCGCCCGAGACGGTGCAGGTGATCCAGTTCTCGCCGGAAGACCTGACGACGCAACTGCGAGCTGCGAAATTCGATGCGCTGCTGGCCGTCGGTTCGGTCGGCAGCAAGACCACGGCGGAGGCCGTCGCCGCGATCTCGCATGGCAAGGAGCCGCCGACCTTTCTCGAAGTCGGTTCGTCGGAAGCGATCAAGCAGCAGAAGCCGGTTTACGAATCGACAGAGATTCCAGCCGGCGTCTTCGGCGGCTCGCGACCGGCGGAAGCGGTCGAGACCATCGGCTTTGCCCATTACATCGTCGCCAACCGCACCATGGACGAGAAGGTCGCCGGCGATTTCACCCGCTGGCTGTTCGCGGCCAAACAGGCGCTGGGCAGCGACATTCCGACCTTCACCAAGATCGAGGCTCCGGACACCGACAAAGCCGCGAGCCTCGCCGTGCATCCAGGCGCTCTTGCTTATCTCGAAGGCGAGCAGAAGACCTTCTTCGACCGTTACAGCGACACGCTCTATTGGGGCCTGATGCTGATGTCGTTCGTCGGCTCGGGCGCCGCCTGGCTGACGAGCTTTGCCCGCACCAGCGCTTCTGCCAGCAATCGCAATGACCTGGAGGCGCTGATCGCGATGATCGGACGGGCCCGCACCGCCGATGACACGCTGGAACTCGACATCCTCCGCACCGAGATCGACGACATCATGGCCCGCGCCATCCGCCAGTTGGGCGCTGGGAAACTCGGACAGAACCGCGCCGACGCCCTCAAACTGGCCGCCGAACAGGTCCGCCACGCGATTGCGGAGCGGCAGGCCGCGCTGGATGCGTTGGATGCGATCTCCTTGAAGGCCCACGCTCTGGCTCCAGTTGTTTAG
- a CDS encoding 4a-hydroxytetrahydrobiopterin dehydratase, with translation MAVKLTGETRKTALASIPGWTELMERDAIFRKFVFKDFNEAFGFMTRAALIAEKRDHHPEWLNVYKTVEVTLSTHDAGGLTEKDIALAQAMDKLAGA, from the coding sequence ATGGCTGTGAAACTGACCGGCGAGACGCGCAAGACGGCGCTGGCCTCCATTCCCGGCTGGACCGAGTTGATGGAGCGCGACGCGATCTTTCGTAAATTCGTCTTCAAGGATTTCAACGAAGCTTTCGGCTTCATGACGCGCGCTGCGCTGATCGCCGAAAAGCGCGACCATCATCCCGAATGGCTGAATGTCTACAAGACCGTGGAGGTGACTTTGTCCACCCACGATGCCGGCGGGCTGACCGAGAAGGACATCGCGCTGGCGCAGGCGATGGACAAGCTGGCGGGAGCCTAG
- a CDS encoding cytochrome P450: MQRRPSSDIDLFDTPVIENSYPAFRALRDIGPAVWLTKHNVWCITRYNEVKQVLGDYRTFTTSKGVAIDPAVNEATSGPGRANSLTSDPPLHDEIRRITSKPLLPRGLKEIQATIEDTARKLVDDICTKRHVDGMADVAHVLPLTIVSDLVGLPEEGKQSMIRWAAATFNAMGPMNELGQNALPQIRELHQFCINDAVPGRLKPDGWADRIYQAAARGEIKVEQCPGMMREYIGPSLDTTIFATGHLLKLLGEHPDQWQLLKADRALIPNAINEALRFEAPIRLFSRYVRTASTFGDVTIPEGDRLLVLYASANRDERKWDNPDQFDITRKANDHLSFGYGIHTCTGMHLAKMEITALLSELLNRVDRFEVGQPTLSYNNTLRGYDSLPMTVYPAETAQAEHAALVAG, from the coding sequence ATGCAACGACGCCCTTCCTCGGATATCGATCTTTTCGACACCCCTGTTATCGAAAATTCCTATCCCGCCTTTCGGGCGTTGCGAGACATCGGTCCGGCCGTCTGGCTCACCAAACACAATGTCTGGTGCATCACCCGCTACAACGAAGTGAAGCAGGTGCTGGGTGACTACCGCACCTTCACCACATCGAAAGGCGTGGCGATCGATCCGGCGGTGAACGAGGCCACCTCGGGGCCGGGCCGCGCCAATTCGCTGACCAGCGATCCGCCGTTGCACGACGAAATCCGCCGGATCACCAGCAAGCCGCTGCTGCCGCGCGGGCTGAAGGAAATTCAGGCAACGATCGAGGACACCGCGCGCAAGCTGGTCGACGACATCTGCACCAAGCGCCATGTCGACGGCATGGCGGATGTCGCGCATGTGCTGCCGCTGACGATTGTGTCGGATCTCGTTGGCCTTCCCGAAGAGGGAAAGCAATCCATGATCCGATGGGCTGCGGCGACGTTCAACGCCATGGGGCCCATGAATGAACTCGGGCAAAACGCGTTGCCGCAAATCCGCGAGTTGCATCAGTTCTGCATCAACGACGCGGTTCCGGGCCGTCTGAAGCCCGACGGATGGGCCGACAGGATTTATCAGGCGGCGGCGCGCGGCGAGATAAAGGTCGAGCAATGTCCGGGCATGATGCGCGAATATATCGGGCCAAGTCTCGATACGACGATCTTCGCCACCGGCCATCTTCTCAAATTGCTGGGCGAGCATCCCGATCAGTGGCAATTGCTGAAGGCCGATCGCGCGCTTATTCCGAATGCCATCAACGAGGCGCTGCGTTTCGAGGCGCCGATTCGTTTGTTCAGCCGCTATGTGCGCACCGCATCGACTTTCGGGGACGTCACCATTCCGGAAGGCGACCGGCTGCTGGTGCTCTACGCGTCAGCCAATCGAGACGAGCGCAAATGGGATAACCCGGACCAATTCGACATCACGCGCAAGGCTAACGATCATCTGTCATTCGGCTACGGCATTCATACCTGCACGGGAATGCATCTGGCGAAGATGGAGATTACCGCCTTGTTGTCGGAATTGCTCAATCGCGTCGATCGGTTCGAGGTCGGCCAGCCAACGCTATCCTACAACAACACATTGAGAGGCTACGATTCGCTGCCGATGACGGTCTATCCGGCGGAAACGGCGCAGGCGGAGCACGCGGCTCTGGTTGCGGGGTAG